A window from Malania oleifera isolate guangnan ecotype guangnan chromosome 7, ASM2987363v1, whole genome shotgun sequence encodes these proteins:
- the LOC131159369 gene encoding uncharacterized protein LOC131159369 isoform X1, giving the protein MDASSSQPFGEREREPCASLVDPFLVEALQNPRHRLTILRMELDIQKFMQNSNQQQFEFQHYPTSYLRLAAHRVAQHYGLQTMVQDNVIDGLGNRIVARRTAECRYPSICLSEIPAKQSENDKPENIKIAIRPRPNKASLDEVKEIGSNRCNVRTVEERKEEYDRARARIFSALSSPEPEDTMHQAISEGKYLCLCGDENDGCRNSMVDPEKSPSIRDGGTASRVAIFRDREKDRTDPDYDRSYERYVRNPLSNQSFSLAPFNTQKIQFPFVQYDTGFPQLGQMPRSQASVSYRSSSSPMMNPYATGLSQTSGDAVYMQWPSPAMMYAHSYEQFRHAVFQVNAILLFPVCISSQILLMILNILGTVSYSRTIDYALDFAFCEECVFA; this is encoded by the exons TTCTGCGCATGGAACTCGATATTCAGAAGTTTATGCAGAATTCCAATCAACAGCAATTTGAGTTCCAACATTACCCCACTTCCTACCTTCGGCTTGCAGCACATCGTGTTGCTCAACACTATGGTTTACAGACCATGGTGCAGGATAATGTTATAGATGGTCTGGGAAATAGAATTGTGGCAAGAAGAACCGCAGAATGTAGATACCCTTCTATCTGTTTATCTGAAATTCCTGCTAAACAGTCAGAAAATGATAAACCTGAGAATATTAAAATAGCCATCAGGCCTAGGCCTAATAAAGCTTCATTGGATGAAGTTAAGGAAATTGGGAGCAACCGTTGTAATGTGAGAACTGTCGAAGAGAGGAAGGAGGAGTATGATAGGGCCCGGGCTCGCATTTTCAGCGCTCTTAGCAGTCCTGAACCAGAAGATACTATGCATCAGGCAATAAGCGAGGGAAAGTATTTGTGCTTATGTGGAGATGAGAATGATGGTTGCAGAAACTCCATGGTTGATCCAGAAAAAAGCCCTAGCATCAGGGATGGTGGTACTGCTTCTCGAGTCGCCATTTTTAGAGATAGAGAGAAGGATCGCACTGACCCAGATTACGATCGGAGTTATGAAAG GTATGTTAGGAATCCTCTAAGTAATCAAAGCTTTAGTTTGGCACCTTTCAATACACAAAAAATTCAATTTCCATTCGTGCAATACGATACTGGTTTTCCCCAGCTGGGTCAGATGCCAAGAAGTCAAGCCTCTGTCAGTTATAGGTCTTCTTCGAGTCCAATGATGAATCCCTATGCAACAGGATTGAGTCAGACATCTGGTGATGCTGTTTACATGCAGTGGCCAAGTCCTGCAATGATGTATGCACATTCATATGAGCAGTTTAGACATGCTGTTTTCCAGGTAAATGCCATTCTCTTATTTCCAGTATGCATCTCTTCTCAAATTTTACTAATGATTCTGAATATATTAGGAACTGTCAGCTATAGCCGCACCATAGATTATGCTTTGGATTTTGCTTTCTGTGAAGAGTGTGTTTTTGCTTAG